The proteins below are encoded in one region of Triticum aestivum cultivar Chinese Spring chromosome 1B, IWGSC CS RefSeq v2.1, whole genome shotgun sequence:
- the LOC123148893 gene encoding uncharacterized protein, whose translation MGSETKEMKYRRRARAPEPGDYGQCGGGGGAVDWAALKQQDPAELLRKLDEIRDQITRSCEAAGPRGADPPHRMGRGAVSMRHAHADPLPPPPGRGALPEYYRSSRHAGRYGQGGPPSSYDQRSVCDDRYARQPSGRFRQPRPEGQWDGYGYGGQGSGHHSSCQCAQCVHGQRAMPPQEESIPMARFFAGQQRPPYQFDRSASSISSEYDRRSVASSLYSHLSMSKRRVEYFSKRADSFCRPAKGGAPFVVCSSCNQLLQLPPGKCTSPKQNRVQCGSCSEVVTFKLKGVKVHPAIPSSSFSVPNSVRSSDRRAPQSSGWYPYEDDDTSSFGSYRQKQNFSDNLSQSSIGSYGSSTSKERGPNKISQVKPVSVSKSRFADSPKDILCQGDADSQAEASVIRTISPQAPVLEDKLVDPFSSQQNDCSGGDQIKSKRYGLNSKGNFDVRGERIDVKCEQKSNESRKDGFSGETAKKAYGQKYLKQLNASCPDGHIGNKNTRKANSDDSRSSSLEDEATSKRYEEKSKQDDNSFEVQSVNKRYDNCNKEGYNNDFGFDSITKTCEEESIEDDYAKSLSSNCENAKGVAKNESSVSERTNTSSHVSSDAGLDEIQSSAGKSGDSSFFGGFLKKGFKDLSLFNQSMDSVKVSINGHPISERALRKAEKKAGPVSPGSYWYDQRAGFWGVMGHECSGIIPPFIKEFSYSMPKNCAGGNTGVLVNGRELHQKDFDLLVKRGLQRFSEKSYTVDISGNVIDAATGDKLRSLGKLAPTIEKMKRGFGMHVPEEIS comes from the exons ATGGGGAGCGAGAccaaggagatgaagtacagaaggagGGCGAGGGCGCCCGAGCCGGGGGACTAcgggcaatgcggcggcggcggcggcgcggtggactGGGCCGCGCTCAAGCAGCAGGACCCGGCGGAGCTGCTCCGGAAGCTGGACGAGATACGGGACCAGATCACCCGGTCCTGCGAGGCCGCGGGGCCGCGGGGGGCGGACCCGCCGCACCGCATGGGCCGGGGCGCCGTCTCCATGCGCCACGCGCACGCCGACCCCCTGCCACCCCCGCCGGGCCGTGGTGCGCTGCCGGAGTACTACCGCTCCTCGCGCCACGCCGGCCGGTACGGGCAAGGCGGGCCGCCGAGCTCGTACGACCAGCGGTCCGTGTGCGACGACAGGTACGCGAGGCAGCCGAGCGGGAGGTTCCGGCAGCCGCGCCCGGAGGGGCAGTGGGATGGCTACGGGTACGGCGGCCAGGGGAGCGGCCACCACAGCTCGTGCCAGTGCGCGCAGTGCGTGCACGGCCAGCGGGCCATGCCGCCGCAGGAGGAGAGCATTCCAATGGCGAGGTTCTTCGCGGGGCAGCAGAGGCCGCCGTACCAGTTCGACAGGTCGGCCTCGTCGATATCGTCGGAGTACGACCGGAGGTCGGTGGCCTCGTCGCTGTACTCGCACCTTTCCATGTCCAAGAGAAGGGTTGAGTACTTCAGCAAGAGGGCGGACAGCTTCTGCcggccggcgaagggcggcgcgcCGTTCGTCGTGTGCAGCTCCTGTAACCAGCTTCTGCAGCTGCCTCCTGGGAAATGCACATCACCGAAGCAGAATCGGGTTCAGTGTGGCTCCTGCTCAGAGGTTGTTACTTTCAAGCTCAAGGGTGTGAAAGTTCACCCGGCGATCCCATCATCGTCATTCAGTGTACCAAACAGTGTGAGAAGCTCAGATCGCCGGGCTCCTCAAAGTTCTGGGTGGTATCCATATGAGGATGATGACACTTCCAGTTTCGGTAGCTATCGACAGAAACAGAATTTTTCCGACAATCTGTCGCAGTCTTCTATTGGAAGCTATGGCAGCAGCACAAGCAAAGAGCGCGGGCCAAACAAGATCAGTCAGGTAAAACCTGTATCTGTCAGCAAGTCCAGATTTGCAGATAGCCCAAAAGATATATTATGTCAGGGAGATGCAGACAGTCAGGCCGAAGCTTCAGTTATTCGCACAATCAGTCCACAAGCCCCAGTTTTAGAGGACAAACTTGTTGATCCCTTTTCCAGCCAGCAAAATGATTGCAGTGGTGGGGATCAAATCAAGAGCAAGAGGTATGGCTTAAATAGCAAAGGAAACTTTGATGTTCGAGGTGAGAGGATTGATGTGAAATGTGAACAAAAGAGCAATGAAAGTCGGAAGGATGGATTTAGTGGAGAAACCGCGAAGAAGGCATATGGACAGAAATATCTCAAACAACTTAATGCTAGTTGTCCTGATGGTCACATTGGTAACAAGAACACGCGGAAGGCCAATAGTGATGATAGCAGGAGCAGCAGCTTAGAAGATGAAGCTACAAGCAAAAGGTATGAAGAAAAGAGCAAACAAGATGACAACAGCTTTGAAGTTCAGAGTGTTAATAAGAGATACGACAACTGCAACAAGGAAGGTTATAACAATGACTTTGGATTCGATAGCATAACTAAGACATGTGAAGAAGAGAGCATAGAAGATGATTATGCTAAATCACTGTCCTCAAACTGTGAAAATGCCAAGGGAGTAGCCAAAAATGAGTCATCAGTCAGTGAGCGAACAAATACTAGCTCGCATGTCTCTTCTGATGCTGGGCTAGATGAAATTCAATCTTCAGCTGGTAAGAGTGGGGATTCATCATTTTTTGGTGGTTTCTTAAAGAAAGGTTTCAAGGATCTTTCTTTATTCAACCAGTCTATGGACAGTGTCAAGGTTTCGATCAATGGTCATCCAATCTCTGAGCGTGCTCTTCGTAAGGCGGAGAAAAAAGCTGGTCCTGTTAGCCCTGGTTCATATTG GTATGACCAACGTGCTGGATTTTGGGGTGTCATGGGGCACGAGTGCAGCGGCATTATCCCT CCATTTATAAAAGAATTCAGTTACTCAATGCCCAAGAATTGTGCCGGTGGGAACACTGGAGTGCTTGTAAATGGCAGAGAACTTCATCAGAA